In Zingiber officinale cultivar Zhangliang chromosome 3A, Zo_v1.1, whole genome shotgun sequence, the DNA window ttaatgcctcatatccacccatgaaaaacccatcttggtccctgtcgtagccacATAATCCAAGACTTTAAAAgcgagattttaaattataaaactttccttatttaaattaggtcacatggtttaaaagaaagtttaaaagtttttttttaactatcctcatggtttttaaaaagggagttttaaatttgaaacattccttttttgtcaccatgttaaaaaaaggaaattttaaatgagaagttttaaattttaaaacttgttttaaaataaagaaaactttcctttttttaaacattcacattaggagattaaaagagctagagcttgtaaaattttataagagctttccttctttgcttataaaatttttacaaaatttttatttccttcctcttagggctgaccacccttgcttggtgcccaagcaaggggccgaccaatcaattgaatcaatcaaagaggagaaaaaggaattaaaaaggaggaaaggaaaaacaagaggaagattttaatttttttgtaaaatatttccTTGTATGCCTTGGGCAAATATTAttagaaggggaggagaggcctcatgatgtatcaattattattctcttgcttgtgctcattcttgtggtcgaccctctcccctttcctttccctttgctctcttttatttctttgtggtgGCGGTGGatggattttagagaaggaggaaggagcttttgggtgatgttcatcttggaggatcgtcgctcacacgacatccaagaggagacgaggaatacgacagaagatctcgaggttattagcatacaaagaaaatgtataactagtaattgttttccgcatcatgctagttttttctttgtatgaactccaaacacaagaggcattgtgattcgaatttgtgattcgagtttgtgttcttttttcgaatttgtgatttgattgttctttttggttaaacctagagttatataaggaaattaaatattagctttccttaaaaggctttgtctaggcggtggtggatgatcccataccgaagaaggactagtgtcttgccatgcagtcctgtaagccaattttggaaattaatatttaattgaatttataacataggtggatttggatcaataatgttaagcatcgtttgcgatccaaatctaaaccattaaaaatagataagttaaatttggaatcaataatgttaagttccgtttgcgattcctaatttaatttctaaagaacacaatatattgtttaggaaaggttcgacacttgtacaaaatttttatacagtggagccggtacgatcttcctaggactaaccaataaaggtaagtcattggaggggagtgacttagtGAGAACGCATTCCCGATTAGGGAACATAGACGCCGATCCAAcatagaaccatttcggaactctaagttgagatcttgactagattccgatctcggtaagacggaatctaattactactcttattctattgtactaacttctgttttgcagggtagtttaaactattattttgtctcgaactaactctttcttgcaggagaaggactttctggagaaaggtggtccgggcgttCGGAGGTAAAAATTCTTTCCTGTCGTCACGAGGAGTGCGCTGATTGGCCGAACCTACAtcatggtccgggtgcccggagcatcctatataaggaggtttcgCCCCGAAGCAAAATACAACAACGACATCTGCTCTACTGCGCTGTGCCCTTGCGATGCTGTAAAGCTTCTCTGACAACGTgcactttttccttttctctattGTTGTTGGTATTTCTTATTTAAAGTTCTTGTACTCaaatttgtaaatcttttacgaactattagtgattgtccaacgaaagcactcgacgagtgagggtcttggagtaggagttgaccaaggttccgaaccaagtaaattggtttttgttagcgttgttcttttacttttccgctgtgcactCCGCTACGAACGttttcgatcgatattcacccctccccctttATCGACTTTTACGAtccatcaagtggtatcagagtaggtactgctctgaattggtgcaaccatgcaccaatcagacaaaggagGTCTTTTTTAAAGAAAAGTTAGATatcattttttcttaaaaaatattcttacacctttcgttttttccttctaaaagtatttttgaaaaattcattttcattttttcaccgTTAGCTAGTGTTGACAAAATATCACGTTTaacaaaatttgtaataatattttatttaaaaaaattatttttttcactcatatttctttatctcccacattgcttaccccaagacaaagtcttggaaattgttTCTTGTCTATTCTTTGCAAATATACCAATGTCTAttcaagaaggacggagcatccacgaaccaccaccatatgatcaagaagatttcaactactggaggcgaggaATGAAATGGTTCTTAGGAAGCCTAAATTTCGATAAtgtgctgatattgagaaaatctTCTCGAGACTCAGAATTGGacaaaaatataagtaaacttatttgtaatattttacctaataatgttttatgcagactagaaaaatacaagaatgcacatgagctttggatcCAGTTGATCAAGCTACACGAGGAGTCGTTagagctagaggatcaagtcaaatatggactcgagtcaaatccaatcgaaaagcctactgaattaggggttgcgctcaaggttagtaatatttaccaaaatacccctgctagtagtagtttaaaaaatatgcatattaatttggatatttctaaaaatatatgtgaaaataatgtatttgataatacatgcaaaaatactcctaggatattatctgataaaacaaatctaattaatttaaaaaattcagaaaatatgaaaataattaataaccctaaaaattcaaatgataaccaaatcaatttgaatgactctacctctaaaaaaaattcaactaataatattaaaaatattactttacacaaaaatttaaataaattaacaaattcagaaaaattaaatattaaaaattcaaatttaaacttaaataaatatgaaaattcaaatgataataatgacaagatcaatattgatctagataaaattaataaattatttaataatctagacaatatcaattcagaaaatcctatccaaactcaagataatttaattaataaaaaattaaattttaaagataactaataaaataaatcCAACTAATCATATCAATTTAAaatgtaaagaaaatataaggataaaatcaaacatttttaaaaaaatcaaaatcaaatttaataaatttaaaattaaatattaaagttaacatgttaaataaaaataaaattcgctctaaattttatttaaattaaatgcTTTATCCATTAAATCATGTGTCAGATGATTCATTCGTTCACTGGGCTTCCGCCAATccaaagaaaataaattataaataattactAACTATTAGTATAGATAATCTGATAACATTTTATATTTTAACCATCACATCTATCAGGGAGACAATCTTATCATCTATTTCAGCAATAAGAACCGATTGGCAATTTACAATTCGCAGAGCGCAACAATTCCGACATGCCTGATGATCGTGTTATGCGATCACACGCATGACAAAACATTTTCCTCGAACGAATTAATTGAGGTGCGACTGGGCACGTCATTTGTTGAATTCGATGAAATTATGCCTATCAGCGTGGCTCTTTCGTAGTTTTAAGTTGAAAGATAGGTGACAGCGTTTGCACGTTGTCAATGGTCTGTGATGTCTCTTCATGGGAATTTGAGTTCCCATTGGGTTTAAATATAATATTGTCAATTTAGTAATTAACTTTATAAAAAATGTTTAAATAACATGTACTATTTTGATTTATATCACGGTgcatatttatttttcaaaatactccTCTATCTTTTATTTCAAACCGCTTTCTTTTTTTTACTTGAACCGAATTAAACTATAGTAAAAGgccaaaatattatttatttcatcaaatattTTAATCCGAAAATGTTTGATTGGGTTAAATATATTGATTTCGTATAAAATAGATATTATCGTGCTAAAGGATTTGAATTTATATCAAATTGACATTATTATGCTCACAATAATCTCTCAAGTTTGTTTATATCCCCTTCCAATTTTTTAGTAAGGCTTAATaaagtaatataataatatataaattatttgagtttttgaaaatctgaattatttgaattttctaGTGTCACTcttataaaccaagaattaattatttggataGATTCGTCATACTCATACAATAGTGACGCTAGATAATCACTTCCCTAtgcaaaaaattaatttaatttaatattatatttatcttataaaaaaactaagaaaaatatattttttaacattgttggcctaaaatatttatagaaacttctttgatcctagtgttgtcaattctaagatgtgggactaaagagaattatatttttttttatataaaacaaccagagaaaattaatgatgagaaaaattcataataatacgtcgCAGCTGAGtctttcgcttgtggaattactaataaatcttgaaattatttttaaagtgaaTAGAAAAAATGAcaataacgtaaattcattttaggctttaccaaagttagttagtaaaggagggagatttttaataaaatagtaagatataggttttaaattctttaattttattcaatacttagttaaaaatatttaatggaTCTAAAGATTAATGAATATTCGATTTTTAGAATATTCACCCTATTTAAAATTCGAATCATGATTTGCTCCTCATTTGGAATTCGACTTTCGAGATATCATTGCACTTTGCTAGTCATTTATGTTCTTTTTATCAACtcgagtttttttttaaacattaaaCACTTTTGAAAAAAAGGTATTTCATGActttaaaaatcttaattttttgctaaataaaaataattaaactcTTAGTATTTAACAAAGTTTGATTCTTCTTTTGATATTCTAAATACTTCGTTaactaaaagtatttaataatctAATCCTAGTATACAAATTCCTAggattttgttatttttttaaaattacaacAGGTTTGGAAAATCTAAAAGAATTCCCATAATTTTCATTTTATTATATGCTGGACTTCTGGGCCGTTGATACGGGCGCTTTCTAATTAGTTGATATTGTCCTACCGCAGGTTAGTACTTTGAACACCCTTAAATCCTAAACATCAAATTATTTAAGAAAtacaatttttctaattttatataattttatgttGATGCGAATGATAAAATCCACTTCCCACATGATAAACACTAATAAAGCAAATTCTCATAATCTCATCCCTAACAACATTTTGTGCCACAAAGACGTTAAcaataggaagaagaagaaagtttaATACCAAAGCCTTGAATTTACTTTGCACTGAAAATGGGTTCAACTTCTGCACTTGGCTGTGTTCTTCTTGTGTACTTGATCAGCAAGCCTTCTGAAGAAAGACCTGGCACCCTCAAATCCCTGTGAGATCAGACAGATCAATTTCTTCATGAAATTAAGATCTCAATAAAGGAAAACTTATGGAACATAATAGCAACAAATTTAAGTTAATGGAACCTGATGTATGGCTCCAAATCTTTCCATTCCCATTTTGGCCTCTCCTTAAAGAGAGAGGCAAAGCGTTCAGCAGGGGATGATGGAAGAGCTGAGACTCTGAAAGCACGGATCCAAGTTTCGATGCCGAGCTTTTCGAATAACACTTCACCCTCGAGCATCTTCAAGTCGGTGCACATCGCGGGAGGAATACCATGCTTCCATTTGTGTAAGAAACTTTCCAACTTCATCATTCCttcttttaaagttttcaagGCAAAACACACACACACCCTTTTCTCATCTAAGCTCCATAGTTTGCTACCTGAGCTGCTTTCTGTCATAGATCCAAATGTGTCAAGGCAGTGCCGGGTAATTCTGCTAGGATATCCATCGGCTTCCATGACCGGGATTACCTCATCTTCCTTGAGTGCATTTAGCTGCCACTCATGCAAGATCGAGTTGTTTAAGAGCATGTATAGCATTTCTTCCATGGTCTTCTCGTCAATGATCCTCCAGAATCCATCTATCTCTACAGCTGAGAGGGACTTCAATCCATCCCTCAGCTCTTGTTCGCTAGCCTGAATCTGCTCAAGGAGGTCTTGCCATTTATATAGACCATGGTTAGAGAGGGATTCGACTTCCAAATCCTCGTTAAGTGTGTAATGCTTCTCATTAAGGAGGGCTTTCAGTTTGTCTAGTCGTGGGGCAACTAGAACCAACTCCATGATGTTTGGTGCCACTTTTAACACAGATGACACAGCTTCTTGTATTGCTGAAGTATTAGGTTCACTGTCACTGAATGTATCTTTATGATTAGGCTTCCCTGGGGGTATTAAATACACAGAATTGGATGTGCCTACGAATTTCATGATGTAAGTTGCTGAAGGAGTGCAAAGCAGAGCATCCTCATCCTTGTGTCCTCGGATAGAAACTCTAATCACACAAAACAAAGGTGCAAAAGGCATACCCCAAAGCCAAATAGGAAGGGAAAAACTTGAAAGAAGCAGAAATGAAAGAAAATATACaatgaggaaaaaaaaatgaactaaTCTTGAAAGTGGCAGAATAATATATACGATTTTATTAGGTGAAATCACATGAGAGTTTACACAAAAGCTTCATACTGAAACTACATGAGATCCTACAAGAACTAGTGATTCTTGTGTTACTTAGGATACAAGCAAAAAATATTCACTATATGTATCTGCTTAAGATCTTAAACTAAGTTGGGAGTTCCTAAATTAAAGGTAGGCCATCTGCTCTAGCTACAAGTTTTATGGCCATCTATTTCCATTAAAGCTTACTACGTaaacaaaatatcaaaaatatatgtAGCATGAAAACATGAAAAGCCTAAACTCATATAGTCATGCACATAAGAACCATGAAATAGAAGGCTTCCAAGAGCATAACTCTacaaagcagcggaaataaaagatacttCCAGCCATGGTTGTCAAAGAACAAGTTGTGAAGACACTAAGTCGAGAAGTCACTCAAACTCAATTGGTGGAGTCTTCTAGCGGATGTCTAAAGGAAATTTATGCCATGAACTTAATGGAGAGCCATACCCTTTATATATACTAGACTAGGGAGCCTCCATATGCTACAAACTTTAATGCTTTTTACCATCAAGATGGCATATCTTGGAACCCCAAAAGGATTAGACATTAGAAGACCGTATGTCTATTTTTTCATATTCTACGACTTGCCATATTCCAAGACTTTATAGCTTTATTCATGACTAATGTTATCATATCTTCAAATTCCAAACATTGAATGTATGGCACCACTTTAATAGATGAATAATGTTAATTATTCTAACACACTAGTCATTGAGCTTCAGATATTTTGCCAGCACGCATATGAGGGAATTGGTGTTGGTGCCCTTTTTACCCTATCAGCCTAAGTTTTGTGCATGAACTATTAGTTACCATAGTTAACCATTTACACTTTCCAGACATATAATTTATCTTAGGAACACCCATGAACAAATTAATTTACATCATCATTACTTCCCAATGTTTATGTCCGTGTTCGCTTAAACTTTCTATTCCAATGATTGGAATATGGAATACAAACAATTTGGAGTTAAATTTAACATATTGTCATTATGTAGGCTTACTTATGATCAGGTTATAATTAAACCTTGTTTTGGGAGATTATCAGCCCTTATGAAGTGCATACTATCTAACTGTTAAACTATTTGCatgaataaatttgaataatATATAATCGAATCAACTATTATGCTTGGAAAACTGGAAGAATATAAATATACACATCCGTTTCTTCCCTAACAGCTCAAGCTTTTTGGATGAGTGATTAGAGAATCAACTTTAACAACATGCAGGAGCTCATGTTTTCAAATCTTCCAGTGTCAATAATATACCAACCAAAAAATGGATGGGGTTTGTAATACCAACATTGGGTTACCAGGAAATGTGGTTAGACTTGTACCACATGCCATTTGTTGGAATGGCGGACCTTATGACAGTTAATGGGATATGAAACAAACTATAGATAACCTGCTGGAATTTTAGACACAATGGATCAGGCCTTTCAGTGATTATATTGGATTCTTTTTAATTCTCGTTCTCAAATAGAGAAGATATCTTTTAAGAGAAAAATGAAACCTGACTTCTTAGTTCAGCGCTCAAGGTGAAATCGAAAGCACACCAGTTCAACAAATTGGAAAACACCGTACTTTAAGGGTAAACTAGGGTTTAATCTTGGAATGACAGAAAAtcacaaactaaaaaaaaaatgtcaATAAGAACAAACTGTATGGTGTTTGAAAACAGCAACTACACATGGAAGCTCATGTAGGGcgagaaaagaaaaattacctGTTGTTGAGGATATCAGGGAGGAGGGCTTCATCGGTCTCGAGGAGAAGGAGATCGTCATGGACTCCGAAAAGGGGATGGTAACGGATGGAGATGGAGGAGCCTGGTCCGAGACTAAGCACGGATtcagcgccgccgccgccgccgccaccgccgccgccCCATTCCTGCTGTCCTTCCATTCTCTCTGTCTTTCCCGCGCCTTTTAGCTGTGTTATTATGTCAAGCAGGGCAATTGGCGCCTTTGTATTTCTAGGAAAACCTTTTGTCTCaagttaataaataaataaataaatattttaaattcggatatttgattatatttttaatatttttttataatattgaaTTAGTTAGAACAAGCTGTAGACTTATAATTGTTGGCTTTCCAACCAAGCGAAGTGATGTCAACCGTAATTAACCCATTTTAATTAGGAGCACTAAGCGTTCGAATAATCTTTAATCCATCTTTTATTTAAGCCATAAAACCCACCAAAATAGGCAATTTAAGGTTTGAACTCCCATAATGCGCCTCCGATAATTTTCCTTCGTTCCCAAAATGTCCTTCGACGGCGAGGCGGCTCTTCCGCCGTCAAACCGCGACTGGTTCTTCCCCTCCACCGCCCCCACTCTCCTAACTGCACCATCGCCCTCCTCCTCGTCCTCCTCGAAAGCCCTCAATTCTAGGCGTCCCCCGCTCTTTCCCTCCACGCGCAGGAACCCTAAGCCCTACCTCGGTCAATCTCGGCCTCCGATCGCCACGAAAAGCTTCCCCTCATCCTCCTCCGCCCCTTCGTCGCGGTCTCCGTCGCCGCCTCCAACCTTTGTCGCGCGAGGGGACCCCAGGTACGCTGGGATACGACGGAAGGCGAGCTTTGATTCTGCGCAGACCAGCGAGAATGCAAGATCAGTGGGGAGAGAAGCTACCCCTGGTTTGAGGCCATCTGCAGATAGTTCCAGCAGAACAGTTTCCTCCAGATCTCGGATCAGGAATCGGTGGTCTTTGGTGGTTTTCGTTGTGGTTAGTTGACTGATATGGGAATTATCATCCTTCCATTTTTGTTGTTACCTGAATTGTTTACTTGAAAGTTTGGAATTCCGAAGTTACTTTTGACTATTTTAATCCAACATATGACTGGGATATTTGAATGGAATATGTATCACTTCACCTGACGCATCATCTCCTTGACCCATTAGGAAAACTTAATGGCTGAACAACCTGTAGAACGTGTTGGTGTTCCAATTCAACACAAAAGAAAAACGCTTCTTTTCATTACATGCCAGAGaacttgttttcttcttttcaccCCATTTTATTTTCAGCATCAAAGTTCCAACTATTGGGATTGTGTACATGCACACTCTGTTAATCAGCCAGAAATAAAGTCAGCTTTAATCATGGTTTGAAATAAAACTGCTAATGGTTGTCATTGAATTTCCTCCTCTGTACCATGTTCCTATGCAATCTCAGCTCTTACTATTCTTTCATTCTTGAGTTGGGAGCAGTTGGAGCTTGGGAGGTGCAGGATTTTGGTTCTCAAGGATCCTGCTAATCATCTACCTTAAAGATATCTGCCTTATCTGTATGAATCTTCATAGTTGATTTGGTTATGTCAAACGGAATCCTCATATTAAACCATTATTTCAACTTCCCAAAAGCAAGTTAGCTGTAGTTACACTGCCTTTTAAATAGCATAAAAGTAATGAGTGCAACAACTTATTTAATCTGGTATTTTTAATCATCTTCTTAATATTCAACATCACATTGGCATTGTAGGTAGCTCTGACATGCCTAAGTTCACTTCTTCACAAGAACTTTATGTTACAGAATGAGATTTTGCATTTACAGGTTAGTAAAGTAGATATGTTGACGTTGTTATTTAGTTCTTAAttattatagttataattaacctAATTTCTGTTTCAGGAGGAGCTATCGATTCTTCATTCTAAAATTCAATCGTGTGGTGTGTATTCTCTGCTGGCTTTAAGAAATAATATCCCAGTACAGAGTGAtgagaaaccaaacaaaacacTCAAAACTTCAGCAATTTTTGCTTCACTTGCTATCATCTCTGTATCTCTCATTGCTTTTAAATACATAGATTATCTTTCACGGTTAAGGGGAACAATGAATTCTGAAGCAGTTTCTCTCAAGAAGCAGTTAGCATATCGAGTTGATGTATTTCTATCAGTCCACCCCTATGCCAAGCCATTGGTTCTACTGCTTGCAACTTTTCTGTTGATAGGCCTTGGTGGTCTGGCTCTATATGGAGTGACAGAAGATACTTTGGCAGATTGCCTGTGGTTATCTTGGACTTATATAGCTGATTCAGGCAATCATGCTAATTCTATTGGC includes these proteins:
- the LOC122054194 gene encoding sister chromatid cohesion protein DCC1-like, with amino-acid sequence MEGQQEWGGGGGGGGGGAESVLSLGPGSSISIRYHPLFGVHDDLLLLETDEALLPDILNNRVSIRGHKDEDALLCTPSATYIMKFVGTSNSVYLIPPGKPNHKDTFSDSEPNTSAIQEAVSSVLKVAPNIMELVLVAPRLDKLKALLNEKHYTLNEDLEVESLSNHGLYKWQDLLEQIQASEQELRDGLKSLSAVEIDGFWRIIDEKTMEEMLYMLLNNSILHEWQLNALKEDEVIPVMEADGYPSRITRHCLDTFGSMTESSSGSKLWSLDEKRVCVCFALKTLKEGMMKLESFLHKWKHGIPPAMCTDLKMLEGEVLFEKLGIETWIRAFRVSALPSSPAERFASLFKERPKWEWKDLEPYIRDLRVPGLSSEGLLIKYTRRTQPSAEVEPIFSAK